From the genome of Phoenix dactylifera cultivar Barhee BC4 unplaced genomic scaffold, palm_55x_up_171113_PBpolish2nd_filt_p 001511F, whole genome shotgun sequence, one region includes:
- the LOC120108713 gene encoding putative disease resistance protein RGA3, with product MALWTLICEVLWWWNLLVPRAGKVVDACFGVLSWVNSLSCLLDVQADLRKLRHTVDRIHDLLQDAEETRFIEESHVRLWLSGLKDIAFDAEDLLDEIQTRVNVSKLQDSRKRKRPWHFFSVSPVLRRWLISREIAKIWEKYRAITEHRDYLPRREGEYRRKAQVREERLPPEAGSLQGEPLIVGIDNKKRELVQLLISGGGDGVAVVSVLGAGGIGKTTLARLAFGDQAVVNLFPLKFWIGVSQGFDVKKTTKEIIEVMTAERCDASNLELLQRRLQQLVSGRKFLLVLDGVWNEEQYYWEMLRAPLMAGGNGSRILVTTRSELVSKNMRTLPPIHLNGLEEEHCWSLFRDLAFKRGAWDRHQNLVEIGREIVEKCQGLPLAVQSIGGLLYNKTDEEEWRSVLSDLPDPEPDDDAYRMLPTLKVSYDHLPLHLKQCFAFCSVFPNGYEFDRDELVKLWIAVGLVKPRGMRPLENIGGKYFDYLLWRSFFHISSSSNQQSKRKYKMPGLIYELAQSFSEHQCLRFENNAVHGESENSHYVVSSLQNMDPIAFQKIYENQGLRSFILLPENGVPMKQVPNHLFRNLKHLRALDLRQNELVALPDAIGNLIHLRFLNLYGTQIERLPESVSNLYNLQVLEFGECNKLLELPKGTSNLVNLRHLGLHLNWDKHRNRWIDLISMPPGIGQLTSLRTLSRFSVSGESGCGLGQLKDLDLRGELCISKLENVVNVNDAADANLRNKKYIDFLMLRWSESTYSNSLAESGEQVIKNLHPHTNIRTLWIDNYNGTSFPDWLQDQSFSNLDTLRLSNCRRCGVLPLVGKLPQLRNLYLEGLPEVQYMGCVVPDNGNTMGFPLLEMLFIANMRSLESWYEVIQGEMACLKKLVISYCPKIKELSHLPRSLEYFEMRNCQKLLSLPVLPLLQELVIKGGTGEIIRWIHQLTSLSSLTVSQLSRVKSLPRGYLHNLKVLRELKIEGCDKLKSVALQDLASLELLEISSCQKLSSFGDGGLPATLKEFRLRFCDNLKSLPTRMHLLPSLNHMEICNVPMLTSLPTEGLPYSLKYLAISGCALLQRCCERNGADWPKIQHIPLRDICDSSSS from the coding sequence ATGGCTCTCTGGACGTTAATTTGCGAGGTCCTATGGTGGTGGAACCTACTCGTTCCCCGCGCCGGGAAGGTCGTCGACGCCTGCTTCGGTGTCCTCTCCTGGGTCAATTCTCTCTCCTGCCTTCTCGACGTCCAGGCCGACCTCCGAAAGCTCCGCCACACCGTCGACCGTATCCACGACCTCCTCCAGGACGCCGAGGAGACCCGCTTCATCGAGGAAAGCCACGTCCGCCTCTGGCTCTCCGGGCTCAAAGACATCGCCTTCGACGCCGAGGACCTCCTCGACGAGATCCAGACCCGGGTCAACGTCTCCAAGCTGCAAGATTCTCGGAAGAGAAAGCGGCCTTGGCACTTCTTCTCGGTCAGCCCAGTCCTTCGGAGATGGTTGATTTCACGAGAGATCGCCAAGATCTGGGAGAAGTACAGAGCCATTACCGAGCACCGTGATTATCTCCCTCGCAGGGAGGGCGAGTACAGGAGGAAAGCCCAGGTTAGGGAAGAACGCCTCCCTCCAGAGGCGGGCTCTCTCCAAGGTGAGCCCTTAATCGTCGGCATCGATAATAAGAAAAGGGAGCTTGTTCAGTTGTTGATCTCGGGTGGGGGAGATGGCGTTGCCGTTGTTTCAGTACTCGGTGCCGGAGGAATCGGGAAGACGACGCTTGCCAGGCTTGCCTTTGGTGACCAAGCAGTGGTAAATTTATTCCCTTTGAAGTTTTGGATTGGTGTTTCCCAAGGGTTCGATGTGAAGAAGACTACAAAGGAGATTATTGAGGTAATGACTGCAGAAAGATGTGATGCTTCGAACTTGGAGCTGCTGCAGCGCAGGCTTCAGCAGCTGGTGAGTGGGAGGAAGTTCTTATTGGTGCTAGATGGTGTTTGGAATGAGGAGCAATATTATTGGGAGATGTTGCGGGCTCCTTTAATGGCTGGAGGTAATGGAAGCAGGATTTTGGTAACTACTAGGAGCGAATTGGTCTCGAAGAACATGCGCACATTGCCTCCAATCCATTTGAATGGTCTCGAGGAGGAGCACTGCTGGTCGTTGTTTCGGGACCTAGCATTCAAGCGAGGAGCTTGGGATCGGCACCAGAACTTGGTGGAGATCGGTAGGGAGATAGTGGAGAAGTGTCAGGGATTACCTCTAGCAGTCCAGTCGATCGGCGGCCTCTTGTACAATAAGACAGATGAAGAGGAGTGGAGAAGTGTATTAAGTGATCTGCCAGATCCAGAGCCAGATGATGATGCCTACAGGATGCTACCGACTTTGAAGGTGAGTTATGATCATTTGCCATTGCATCTGAAGCAGTGTTTTGCTTTCTGTTCTGTATTTCCCAATGGTTATGAGTTTGATCGAGATGAATTAGTCAAGTTGTGGATAGCAGTTGGTCTTGTTAAGCCTAGGGGAATGAGGCCATTGGAGAATATTGGTGGTAAGTACTTTGACTATCTCTTATGGAGGTCATTTTTCCATATATCTAGCAGCAGCAACCAACAATCAAAACGGAAATACAAAATGCCAGGCTTAATTTATGAGCTAGCACAATCTTTTTCTGAACATCAATGTTTGAGATTTGAGAACAACGCAGTACATGGTGAATCAGAGAATTCTCACTATGTGGTGTCATCCCTTCAGAATATGGATCCTATAGCATTTCAGAAGATTTATGAGAACCAAGGCTTAAGATCATTTATATTGCTTCCTGAAAATGGTGTGCCCATGAAGCAGGTTCCGAATCATCTGTTTCGAAATTTGAAGCATTTACGTGCTTTAGATTTGAGACAGAATGAATTAGTTGCATTACCAGATGCTATTGGAAATCTAATTCATCTGCGGTTCCTCAACCTTTATGGCACACAGATAGAGAGGTTGCCAGAATCTGTCAGTAACCTTTACAATCTGCAGGTACTAGAATTTGGTGAGTGCAACAAGCTTCTAGAACTACCCAAAGGCACGAGCAACTTGGTTAATCTACGGCATCTGGGTTTGCATCTGAACTGGGATAAGCATAGAAATAGATGGATTGATTTGATTTCCATGCCACCAGGGATTGGCCAATTAACTTCTCTACGAACATTGTCAAGGTTCAGTGTATCTGGAGAGAGTGGATGTGGTTTGGGGCAGTTAAAAGACTTGGATCTCCGAGGAGAACTATGCATCTCAAAACTGGAAAATGTTGTCAATGTGAACGATGCTGCAGATGCAAATTTGAGGAACAAAAAATACATTGACTTTTTGATGCTCAGATGGAGTGAAAGCACCTACTCTAACTCGCTGGCTGAAAGTGGAGAACAAGTAATCAAAAATCTCCATCCACACACCAATATCAGAACTTTATGGATAGATAACTACaatggaacatcatttccagaTTGGCTCCAGGATCAGTCATTTTCAAATTTAGACACATTGAGGCTCTCCAACTGCAGAAGATGTGGAGTCCTCCCTCTAGTGGGAAAGCTGCCACAACTCAGAAATCTCTACTTAGAAGGGCTGCCTGAAGTGCAATACATGGGCTGTGTGGTTCCCGATAATGGCAATACTATGGGTTTTCCCTTGCTTGAGATGTTGTTTATAGCAAACATGCGTAGCTTGGAGAGTTGGTATGAAGTAATACAGGGTGAAATGGCTTGCCTAAAAAAACTTGTCATCTCATATTGCCCCAAGATAAAAGAACTTTCCCACCTACCACGTTCTCTTGAATATTTTGAGATGAGAAACTGCCAGAAACTGTTGTCTCTTCCGGTGCTTCCACTGCTTCAGGAGTTGGTGATTAAAGGAGGCACTGGGGAAATAATCAGGTGGATTCATCAGCTCACCTCTCTGTCCTCGCTGACTGTTTCTCAATTGTCTCGTGTTAAATCTCTACCCAGAGGCTATCTTCATAACCTGAAAGTTCTTAGAGAACTGAAGATTGAAGGATGTGATAAGCTTAAGTCAGTGGCCTTGCAAGATCTTGCTTCTCTTGAACTTTTAGAGATATCATCATGCCAAAAACTATCATCCTTTGGTGATGGGGGACTGCCTGCAACACTAAAAGAATTTCGACTTCGTTTTTGTGACAATCTCAAATCCCTGCCAACCCGAATGCATCTGTTACCCTCTCTTAATCATATGGAAATTTGCAATGTTCCAATGCTCACATCATTACCGACAGAAGGATTACCTTACTCCCTGAAATATCTAGCTATCAGTGGATGCGCATTGCTGCAACGTTGTTGCGAAAGAAATGGAGCTGATTGGCCTAAAATACAACATATTCCTTTAAGAGATATTTGTGATAGTTCTTCGAGTTGA